The sequence TAAAATGCTGTAAAAATTCTTCATCATCCGTATATTCGCACAGATTATCTATGCCATGATAACTACGACGAAGCTGCGCAACAATTTTTTTAAAGATATCAGCATTTGCAGTCATATCTCTTCGGGCAAGATTGTAAAGATTATACTGAAAATATTGATATAGTGCATCTTTTGCTTTTTCGCGGTATTGAATAAAATATTGAGTTAATAGGTCTTCACGCAGAATATCTTCTTTTTTAAATTTAGGCTCTTTTTTTTGCGAGGTAACTTTTTCATGTACTGCTGTTTTGTCTTTAAAGCGGTGGGCCATTATGGTGTTGTATGCAACATTGATTGTTGCCATAGCTTTATTTGCCCACTCAATTCTATGAGGGTTTTTATCAGGATGGTATTGTAATGCAAGTTTTTTAAATGCTTTAGCTATTTCATCATCACTAGCATTTTTTGAAACTTGCAATAGAGAATATGATTCTTCAAGTGTT is a genomic window of Spirochaetota bacterium containing:
- a CDS encoding J domain-containing protein; protein product: MLTLEESYSLLQVSKNASDDEIAKAFKKLALQYHPDKNPHRIEWANKAMATINVAYNTIMAHRFKDKTAVHEKVTSQKKEPKFKKEDILREDLLTQYFIQYREKAKDALYQYFQYNLYNLARRDMTANADIFKKIVAQLRRSYHGIDNLCEYTDDEEFLQHFNIFKELLFTFYKSSECLNIIDSYANILDVEAFRIYRQGDDYLLRAQKEIFYERHNRGFFKKEQAITDLVKAIQLLQLTLVRFPQSSWVVESQIKLEHALTIEKYLKLFFE